A single genomic interval of Penicillium psychrofluorescens genome assembly, chromosome: 2 harbors:
- a CDS encoding uncharacterized protein (ID:PFLUO_002685-T1.cds;~source:funannotate) — translation MAATVLGKRSRAVDEELPQRTASKRRTRTPRVHQEEGEQRPKRQLRSRAKDAQPDQENGDENKGAADTVPSKHTLRDGQGGSPTKINSHFRSSKPVEEENAKPRGEIEFKTPQKSRFRDALQHSPVTPRHRVQVGAKAMTPRTPRHSDVLPTPRKSATPSAAHVSQSVYSQARQLFARGATSTTLVGRDTERQKLVSFIEEGIRSRKGGCLYVSGPPGTGKSAMVQEVCRDLDLSTVRVSHVNCVSMRAARDVYSKLIQDFGEESEVFKKSEADRLKAMFLPSKKKEELFLVSLDEIDHLLMGGDSGVLQSLFEWSLHNKSSLLLIGIANALDLTDRSLPQLKAKNLKPTLLAFLPYNAASIANVITSRLRSLLPAGTETDAKFVPFLHPAAIQLCSKKVASQTGDLRKAFELIKRAIDVIELETQQKLEKKKAEKSENTAILAENKNLASPVKGGSAPQAAATMSSYTAVTAPRASIAHIAKVTSSAFGQGTVQRLQGLNLQQKAAICALIALERKRREGDIPSTPSKSRMAAPSIKQAFDTYCALCRNDNILHPLTATEFKDVLGNLETMGLVGEYQGRGRGGTLAAGSDIRRTPSKSGNTPATPHRGLDEQGLVCFVTQKEIESQIAGPGEGILRRLLRGEGL, via the exons ATGGCAGCCACGGTTTTGGGAAAGCGCTCTCGGGCAGTCGACGAAG AGCTACCGCAGCGCACCGCCAGTAAGCGCCGCACTCGCACCCCTCGAGTCCACcaggaggagggcgagcaACGGCCAAAACGCCAACTGCGATCGAGGGCAAAGGATGCTCAGCCAGATCAGGAGAATGGGGACGAGAACAAGGGTGCTGCGGACACCGTGCCGTCCAAGCACACCCTTCGCGATGGCCAGGGTGGGTCTCCGACCAAGATCAATTCGCATTTCCGCAGCTCAAAGCCGGTGGAGG AGGAGAACGCCAAACCGAGAGGAGAAATCGAGTTCAAAACACCACAGAAGTCGAGGTTCCGGGATGCACTGCAGCACTCGCCCGTCACGCCCCGGCACCGAGTGCAGGTAGGCGCAAAGGCCATGACTCCACGCACCCCTCGCCATAGCGATGTTCTTCCTACGCCTCGGAAAAGTGCCACCCCCAGTGCGGCTCATGTGTCGCAGTCGGTTTATTCGCAGGCACGGCAGCTGTTTGCACGTGGTGCCACTTCAACCACATTGGTTGGGCGAGACACGGAGCGACAAAAACTTGTCTCCTTTATTGAGGAGGGAATCCGGTCCAGAAAAGGAGGATGTCTCTACGTGAGCGGTCCTCCCGGAACCGGGAAAAGCGCCATGGTCCAAGAGGTGTGCCGAGATCTTGATCTCTCCACCGTCCGGGTATCCCACGTCAACTGTGTCAGCATGCGAGCTGCGCGCGATGTCTACAGCAAGTTGATCCAGGATTTCGGCGAGGAGTCTGAAGTGTTCAAGAAGAGCGAGGCGGATCGATTGAAGGCAATGTTCCTTCCCTccaagaaaaaagaggaaTTGTTCTTGGTCAGTCTGGACGAAATCGATCACTTGCTCATGGGTGGAGATTCGGGCGTTCTACAGTCGTTGTTTGAATGGTCGCTACATAACAAGTCGAGCCTTCTGCTGATTGGCATCGCCAACGCCCTGGATCTAACCGACCGGTCTCTCCCACAGCTGAAAGCAAAGAACCTGAAGCCGACTCTCCTGGCATTTTTGCCGTACAACGCTGCCTCAATCGCGAATGTGATCACCAGCCGCCTCCGGTCATTACTTCCCGCTGGAACGGAGACCGACGCCAAATTTGTCCCCTTCCTCCATCCTGCCGCCATCCAGCTGTGTTCCAAAAAGGTGGCCTCCCAAACTGGTGATCTTCGGAAGGCCTTTGAGCTGATCAAGCGTGCCATCGATGTCATTGAGCTGGAGACCCAGCAaaagctggagaagaagaaagccgaGAAGTCTGAGAACACCGCGATCTTAGCAGAGAACAAGAACTTGGCATCCCCTGTCAAAGGAGGCTCAGCCCCTCAGGCTGCTGCAACGATGTCGTCTTACACTGCAGTCACGGCACCGCGCGCCAGCATCGCGCACATTGCCAAGGtgacctcctcggcctttGGACAAGGCACCGTCCAAAGACTGCAGGGTTTGAACCTTCAACAGAAAGCAGCAATCTGCGCTCTGATCGCCCTCGAACGCAAGCGTCGCGAAGGCGACATCCCCAGCACGCCGTCCAAGTCTCGCATGGCAGCTCCAAGCATTAAACAAGCCTTCGACACGTACTGTGCCCTCTGTCGAAACgacaacatcctccatcCTCTAACAGCTACCGAGTTCAAGGATGTCTTGGGCAATCTAGAGACAATGGGACTGGTCGGCGAGTACCAaggccgcggccgcggcgggaccctcgccgccggctcTGACATTCGCCGCACGCCCTCGAAATCGGGCAACACGCCCGCGACGCCTCACAGGGGTCTCGACGAACAAGGCCTGGTCTGCTTCGTTACCCAAAAGGAAATTGAGAGCCAGATCGCCGGTCCCGGCGAAGGGATCCTGCGTCGGCTGCTCCGAGGCGAGGGTCTTTGA
- a CDS encoding uncharacterized protein (ID:PFLUO_002687-T1.cds;~source:funannotate) has product MEEKKVITESKAAVGESPPAYAYGDSEPTRGSLGQRILDSFKRDPNAHVTHGAAAGADGQGFDIEGAAQNTANSPLQRKLKARHLQMIAIGGSIGTGLFVGSGTVLASGGPASVLIAYCLIGIMLYCTVHALGEMAVLFPVAGSFAHYSTRFIDPAWGFAMGWNYALQWLVVLPLEIVAASITIGYWNSSINNAAWVAIFWVLIVGINMFGVRGYGEAEFLFAIIKVTAVVGFILLGIIIDCGGGPQGGYRGGKTWINPGAFHNGFKGLCSVFVNAAFAFAGTELVGLAAAETANPRKTLPTAVKQVFWRITLFYVVSLTLVGLLVPYTNKLLLSGSSSEDAHASPFVIAIESAGIDVLPSIMNVVIMIAVLSVGNSSIYGSSRTLAALAEQGQAPRFLAYIDRKGRPIFAIIFASVLGLLCFLAATPKEVIAFEWMMALSGLSSIFTWGSICMCHIRFRRAWKLQGHSLNELAFRTQAGLIGSWVGFIFNCLVLIAQFWIGVWPTGYVTLSASSRVKVFFEAYLAAPVVIACYIPYRIYYKTKFQRAAHIDLVTGRRDLDVQYLIEQEKAEQAQWPAWKKVYKFFC; this is encoded by the exons atggaggagaaaaaggTCATCACAGAGTCCAAGGCGGCCGTCGGGGAGTCGCCCCCAGCCTATGCCTACGGCGACTCCGAACCTACTCGCGGCTCGCTGGGCCAGCGCATCCTCGATAGCTTCAAGCGCGACCCCAACGCGCATGTCACCCACGGGGCCGCAGCAGGCGCCGATGGACAGGGCTTCGATATCGAGGGTGCCGCACAGAACACTGCCAACTCTCCGCTGCAGCGCAAGCTGAAGGCTCGTCACCTGCAGATGATTGCCATCGGTGGTTCGATCG GTACGGGTCTGTTCGTGGGTTCGGGAACGGTGCTGGCCTCGGGCGGTCCCGCCTCGGTGCTCATCGCCTACTGTCTGATCGGAATCATGCTTTACTGCACCGTCCACGCGCTGGGTGAGATGGCCGTCCTCTTCCCCGTCGCGGGTTCGTTTGCCCACTACTCGACTCGGTTCATTGATCCCGCCTGGGGCTTTGCCATGGGCTGGAACTACGCGCTACAGTGGTTGGTGGTCTTGCCTCTGGAAATCGTCGCTGCGTCCATCACCATCGGCTACTGGAACTCCTCGATCAACAATGCCGCCTGGGTGGCCATCTTTTGGGTGTTGATTGTCGGCATTAACATGTTTGGTGTGCGAGGCTACGGTGAAGCCGAGTTCCTGTTTGCCATTATCAAAGTTACCGCTGTCGTTGGTTTCAT TCTCCTcggaatcatcatcgactgtGGCGGTGGCCCCCAGGGAGGCTACCGGGGCGGAAAGACCTGGATCAATCCAGGCGCCTTCCACAACGGTTTCAAGGGTCTTTGCAGTGTCTTTGTCAACGCTGCCTTTGCCTTCGCTGGTACTGAGCTGGTCGGTCTGGCTGCGGCCGAGACGGCCAACCCCCGCAAGACTCTCCCGACTGCGGTTAAGCAGGTGTTCTGGCGGATCACCCTCTTCTACGTGGTCTCTCTGACTCTCGTCGGCCTCCTGGTTCCATACACCAACAAGCTTCTTCTCTCTGGCAGCTCTTCGGAGGATGCCCACGCTTCGCCGTTTGTCATTGCCATCGAATCCGCTGGCATCGATGTTCTGCCGTCGATCATGAACGTTGTGATCATGATTGCAGTCTTGTCCGTCGGCAACTCCTCGATTTATGGCTCCTCCCGAACCCTCGCTGCTCTCGCCGAACAGGGTCAGGCTCCTCGATTCCTGGCCTACATTGACCGCAAGGGCCGTCCCATCTTTGCCATCATATTCGCCTCTgttctgggtctgctgtGCTTCCTGGCCGCGACCCCCAAGGAAGTGATAGCCTTTGAGTGGATGATGGCTCTGTCGGGTCTGTCCTCGATTTTCACCTGGGGCTCCATTTGCATGTGCCACATTCGCTTCCGCCGCGCGTGGAAGCTGCAGGGCCACAGCTTGAACGAACTGGCCTTCCGGACGCAGGCTGGTCTGATTGGCTCCTGGGTCGGATTCATCTTCAACTGCCTCGTGCTCATCGCCCAGTTCTGGATTGGCGTCTGGCCGACCGGCTACGTGACTTTGAGTGCGTCGAGCCGAGTGAAGGTGTTCTTCGAGGCCTATCTGGCTGCACCCGTCGTGATCGCCTGCTACATCCCCTACAGAATCTACTACAAGACCAAGTTCCAGCGCGCCGCCCACATCGATCTGGTCACCGGTCGCCGGGATCTGGATGTCCAGTATCTGattgagcaggagaaggccgagcaGGCTCAATGGCCTGCCTGGAAGAAGGTCTACAAATTCTTCTGCTAG
- a CDS encoding uncharacterized protein (ID:PFLUO_002684-T1.cds;~source:funannotate) encodes MADDVVAQFTEITGSSPELATQYLQLADSNIEQAMQLYFENGGAPLTEEPTTQPPAPQPAPRRSGFEDESGVVHVDSDSEDELAAATRTQPSAVPSAGPTFDNDAAMARRLQEEMYGTAPDGEVDDGVRAPMARTTETLVGPGMDFDEDDMHANILSQLRTRQRGGRPGIFNQREDPSIWTGDSEETHREHLATATGGASEASSKSNMLAEMYRPPFEIMSRLPWDVARQEGRDNEKWLLVNIQDSSVFDCQVLNRDLWKDKSVQESVKEHFIFLQFSKDDPRASSYLQYYFQASNVSDNYPHIAIIDPRTGEQMKVWSGPPVVKPAEFLMQIHEFLDRYSLNHNVRNPVAKRKIEKKEKSIDAMTEEEMLEMAMRNSLGEGGAAAPTLEDPDDLTRSTEDVKGKGRATEEDVSMTGTEPVAEEEDSPFGSIPSDRPHTEPDADPATTTRIQFRHPSGRVIRRFALSDPVQRIYEWLKASPPLEDKSGVEFELNATGRNLIDQLSTSIADAGLKNGTVMIGYLED; translated from the exons ATGGCGGACGACGTGGTGGCTCAGTTCACCGAAATCACCGGCTCGTCGCCGGAGCTGGCAACCCAGTACCTGCAGCTGGCGGACTCCAACATTGAGCAGGCAATGCAGCTCTACTTTGAAAATGGAGGCGCCCCTTTGACAGAGGAACCGACCACACAacctcctgctcctcaacCAGCACCCCGCCGCTCCGGATTCGAAGACGAGTCGGGGGTAGTGCATGTCGATTCGGACTCGGAAGATGAGCTTGCCGCTGCGACTCGAACTCAACCCTCTGCTGTACCCAGTGCCGGACCAACATTCGACAATGATGCCGCCATGGCTCGCCGCCTACAAGAGGAAATGTATGGTACTGCACCGGATGGTGAGGTTGACGATGGTGTGCGCGCACCGATGGCACGGACGACGGAAACTCTTGTGGGACCGGGAATGGActtcgacgaggatgatatGCATGCCAATATTCTCAGTCAACTACGTActcgccagcgaggag GGCGACCGGGCATCTTCAATCAGCGAGAAGACCCATCGATTTGGACGGGCGACTCCGAGGAGACACATCGGGAACATCTAGCTACAGCCACAGGAGGGGCCTCGGAGGCTTCGTCAAAATCGAACATGCTTGCGGAGATGTATCGTCCCCCGTTCGAGATCATGTCAAGACTGCCGTGGGATGTGGCTCGCCAGGAGGGGCGCGATAACGAAAAATGGTTGCTGGTCAACATTCAAGACTCGTCCGTCTTCGATTGCCAAGTTTTAAACCGGGACCTGTGGAAAGACAAGAGTGTTCAGGAATCTGTGAAGGAGCATTTTATCTTCCTGCAATTCTCCAAGGACGACCCTCGTGCTTCGTCATACTTGCAATACTACTTCCAAGCGAGCAACGTCTCCGACAATTACCCTCAcattgccatcatcgaccctCGTACCGGTGAACAAATGAAGGTCTGGTCTGGGCCCCCAGTGGTCAAGCCTGCCGAATTTCTCATGCAGATTCACGAATTCCTCGACCGATACAGCCTGAATCATAATGTGCGCAACCCGGTGGCGAAGCGGAaaatagagaagaaagaaaagagcatCGATGCGATGACTGAagaggagatgctggagatggcgatgcgGAACAGCCTCGGCGAAGGTGGTGCTGCGGCTCCAACGCTGGAGGACCCGGATGACCTGACCCGGAGCACGGAGGAtgtcaagggcaagggccGAGCCACTGAGGAGGACGTGAGCATGACCGGGACAGAGCCAgtcgcggaagaagaagactcTCCATTTGGCTCAATTCCAAGCGATCGTCCGCACACCGAACCCGATGCCGACCCGGCCACAACCACGCGCATTCAATTCCGCCATCCATCCGGCAGGGTCATCCGACGCTTTGCACTTTCGGACCCAGTCCAGCGAATCTACGAATGGCTTAAAGCCAGCCCTCCACTAGAAGATAAATCGGGTGTGGAATTTGAGCTAAACGCCACGGGCCGCAATCTCATTGACCAGCTGAGCACCAGCATTGCGGACGCGGGACTGAAGAATGGAACTGTGATGATCGGATATCTGGAAGACTAA
- a CDS encoding uncharacterized protein (ID:PFLUO_002686-T1.cds;~source:funannotate): protein MPGFSDSFWTPDYATGLGVLYGKLQQGVVENRQILTIASMRADAEEQYGLRMGDIAPSVDRLTGAGFGKDDGASVRKAYEGVRTEMIEASRNHQKIANNIRELVVSPFRRWSDGHDMRVQQSQDSLQGRIKEHTKQVELVQKLRSQYFNKCRVVEDLEEENKLAFQAPEASPPIKTPKLVLPTAEEEPEEEPVELGDRVYPPEEVKQLLLHMLDNIKLGDAKVPIIGTYQNTSTGADIVEYIQANMNAHGLAQAERIGQDLVDNGFLRLVGNMGNVFANSSKMNYQWRSKVFQLTGIPEKKRPMMRVTSMAASEDGSESPIQSVSDILNTWNPLNNPYPNETPSEKLRRESLEADERYRAAVRRLDQIRCRLEEEVVENLRFMEQCELDRLKAIKAVVLDFSGAISNVIPNLQSTVDHMLLYQETIQPLADLRYLLENYRTGGFVPRVQAYENYYGSVEDQNFGVDLEARARSDRKRVPILVTTLLTYLDNRYPELEGDEARRGIWLHDVPLGQAHRLRSILNNSKVDYREELPRYDIPVVASVLKLYLLELPDSLVSSQVYEIVKTIYSTTAHETTEEGRIKVLQSTLGQLRLVNIATLDAIMTHFTRLVDLTSADDKYISTLAHTLSPCILRPRIENSLTMDERHSFRLIRDLFAHKEAIFGELKRQSSAMGTSISSPRPRAISQDESNRRAAMEARQRAIVNRSRATSPATRQRHRRDRSSGASESTRFPINVSSPPGRQNVRGGSLDVPNSATASEADDSSPPTVNVQAAAEAATTNGTSVDSPASTTGAPASILSEASSSPPPPPETASDGSPTPTPTPAPTTGEFDRRTSIPRSVGAHYSRKPGLGSLSSLPSGAGVNSPDMDSKRNSLAESEPKGVTLEDKPMDD from the exons ATGCCTGGTTTTTCGGATTCATTCTGGACGCCCGACTATGCCACCGGGCTGGGGGTGCTGTATGGCAAGCTGCAGCAGGGTGTGGTGGAAAACAGGCAGATTTTGACCATCGCCTCGATGCGCGCAGATGCGGAGGAGCAGTATGGTCTTCGCATGGGCGACATTGCTCCGAGTGTCGATCGGTTGACGGGAGCTGGGTTTGGCAAGGATGATGGGGCCAGTGTTCGCAAG GCATATGAAGGTGTCCGCACTGAAATGATCGAGGCCTCGCGCAATCATCAGAAGATTGCGAACAATATCCGCGAATTGGTCGTTTCGCCCTTCCGACGCTGGAGCGATGGGCATGATATGCGTGTCCAGCAGTCGCAAGACAGTCTTCAGGGCCGCATCAAGGAACACACGAAACAAGTTGAGCTAGTCCAGAAACTGCGCAGCCAATATTTCAACAAGTGCCGTGTCGTTGAGGAcctcgaggaggagaataAGCTCGCCTTCCAAGCGCCGGAAGCGAGCCCCCCGATCAAGACGCCGAAGCTTGTCCTGCCTACTGCTGAGGAGGAACCCGAGGAGGAACCCGTGGAACTTGGCGATCGGGTTTATCCTCCGGAGGAGGTCAagcagcttctgctgcacATGCTGGATAATATCAAGCTCGGCGATGCGAAGGTGCCCATCATCGGGACTTATCAGAACACCTCAACCGGCGCGGATATTGTGGAGTACATTCAGGCGAACATGAATGCGCATGGTCTTGCGCAGGCGGAGAGAATTGGCCAGGATCTGGTGGACAATGGCTTTCTCCGCTTGGTCGGCAACATGGGCAACGTCTTTGCCAATAGTTCCAAGATGAACTATCAGTGGCGGTCcaaggtcttccagctcaCCGGCATtccggagaagaagcggccTATGATGCGTGTGACGTCCATGGCAGCAAGCGAGGATGGTAGCGAATCGCCAATCCAGTCCGTTTCGGATATTCTGAATACCTGGAACCCGCTTAACAACCCATACCCGAATGAAACGCCCTCCGAGAAGTTGCGGAGAGAATCTCTGGAAGCCGATGAGCGGTACAGAGCCGCTGTGCGGAGACTCGACCAGATCCGGTGCCGCCTGGAAGAGGAGGTCGTCGAAAACCTCCGCTTCATGGAGCAGTGCGAGCTGGACCGCCTCAAGGCAATCAAAGCCGTGGTCCTTGACTTTTCTGGGGCGATCAGCAACGTCATTCCTAATCTCCAGAGCACCGTCGACCACATGCTGCTGTACCAGGAGACGATCCAGCCCCTGGCCGATCTGCGATATCTACTGGAGAACTACCGAACAGGTGGCTTTGTCCCTCGTGTTCAGGCGTACGAGAATTACTATGGCTCCGTTGAAG ATCAAAACTTTGGTGTCGACCTTGAAGCCAGAGCCCGCTCTGACCGCAAGCGTGTCCCAATCCTGGTGACGACCTTACTTACCTACCTCGATAACC GCTATCCCGAACTCGAGGGTGATGAAGCACGACGGGGCATTTGGCTCCATGATGTCCCGCTGGGACAAGCGCACCGCCTGCGGAGTATCTTAAACAACAGCAAAGTGGACTACCGGGAGGAGCTGCCCAGATATGATATACCCGTTGTTGCGAGCGTTTTGAAACTTTATTTGCTTGAATTGCCAG ACTCTCTCGTCTCTTCGCAAGTCTACGAAATCGTGAAAACAATCTATTCTACGACCGCTCACGAGACCACGGAAGAAGGGCGCATCAAGGTCCTCCAGAGCACTCTGGGACAGCTCCGCCTCGTCAACATTGCCACGCTCGATGCCATCATGACCCATTTCACGCGGCTGGTCGACCTGACATCGGCCGACGACAAGTACATCTCCACTCTGGCCCACACCCTGTCCCCCTGTATCTTGCGACCGCGCATAGAGAACAGCTTGACCATGGACGAGCGACACAGTTTCCGGTTGATCCGGGATCTGTTCGCCCACAAGGAAGCCATCTTCGGTGAGCTGAAACGCCAGTCCAGTGCAATGGGGACCTCCATCTCTTCCCCGCGGCCTCGCGCGATCAGCCAAGACGAGAGCAACCGCCGCGCCGCTATGGAGGCCCGCCAGCGCGCTATCGTCAACCGCAGCCGAGCCACCAGCCCCGCTACTCGCCAACGACACCGCCGTGACCGCTCCAGCGGCGCATCTGAATCCACCCGCTTCCCCATCAACGTCTCCAGCCCTCCAGGCAGACAAAATGTGCGCGGTGGCAGTCTGGACGTGCCCAACAGCGCCACTGCTTCTGAAGCAGATGACTCCAGCCCTCCAACCGTGAACGTCCAGGCTGCCGCTGAAGCAGCTACCACCAACGGCACGTCTGTCGACTCCCCAGCTTCAACAACCGGAGCCCCCGCCAGCATCTTGTCGGAGGCCTCCTCCAGcccccctcctccaccagAGACCGCCTCCGACGGCTCTCCCACCCCGACCCCAACGCCAGCACCCACCACTGGCGAGTTTGACAGGCGCACTTCCATCCCCCGCTCGGTCGGTGCCCACTACAGCCGTAAGCCCGGTCTCGGCAGCCTGTCTAGCCTCCCGTCTGGCGCGGGTGTCAATTCCCCCGATATGGACAGTAAGCGGAATAGTCTTGCGGAGAGTGAGCCCAAGGGCGTGACTCTGGAAGACAAGCCCATGGATGATTAG